From a single Oncorhynchus tshawytscha isolate Ot180627B linkage group LG33, Otsh_v2.0, whole genome shotgun sequence genomic region:
- the LOC112234547 gene encoding actin-related protein 2/3 complex subunit 5-like protein translates to MAKNTLSSRFRKLDIDEFDENKFIDDHDEAVDNQGPDGTEIENLIRIGDTMTAFHLALRNPPLNTKNPAVKERALAIVLRVLTSFKSSDIEPAVKSLDRSGVDLLMKYIYRGFEKPSDNSSAILLQWHEKAFAVGGLGSIVRVLTARKTV, encoded by the exons ATGGCGAAAAACACTCTTTCGTCGCGATTCAGGAAACTCGACATAGATGAATTTGATGAGAACAAATTCATTGATGACCACGATGAGGCTGTCGATAATCAGGGACCGGACGGCACGGAGATAGAAAACCTCATCAGGAT AGGAGACACGATGACAGCTTTTCACCTTGCTCTGCGCAACCCTCCTCTCAACACTAAGAATCCAGCAGTAAAG GAAAGGGCTCTGGCAATAGTGCTGAGAGTGttgacatcatttaagtcaaGTGATATTGAGCCAGCCGTCAAGTCTCTTGACAGAAGCGGGGTGGACCTGCTTATGAAGTACATATATAGAGGCTTCGAGAAGCCCTCCGACAATAGCAGTGCCATTCTCCTACAGTGGCACGAAAAG GCTTTCGCAGTTGGGGGCTTAGGGTCAATCGTACGAGTTCTGACGGCCCGAAAGACCGTTTGA